The Deltaproteobacteria bacterium genomic interval ACCCGCACCGGCGCACCGGCACCTGGGCGCGACAGTTCTCGGCCTTGTCTTATGAAGGCCTGACCACCCCGACTTCCATAGGGGAGCGGCTCAGGATCATTAGGGAGAAAGGGCCGGACGCGGTCCCGGAAGTCAAGCCCATGCTGGCCGATAGCTGGGAGATCGAAAAAGGCGGGACCCGGTACGTCTTTCATCTCAAAAAAAACGTCCTGTTTCACAACTACAAGGAATTCGGGTCAGAGGATGTGAAATGGAGCTGGGAGCGCATTAAAGACCCGGTACACCGGTGCGCCTCCCGGAAGTTGTTGGCCCTGTATTTGAAGAGCGTCGAGACTCCTGATAAATACACGGTCGTGGCCAATCTGGAAAGACCTTACGCCGCCTTCCTTATTGCCAACGCCTGGTGCAACACCTGCATCCTTCCGAAAGACTCAATACCCAAAGGAGCTATCTGGGGTGAAACCCCAACCTTCAAGCCCCCGACCATTGCTCCTATGGGAACCGGCCCCTTCCAGACGGTCTCATACCAGCAGAAACGTGAGCACGTCTTCGAGGCCTTCAGGGACTATCGCGTCAAAGGGCTGCCTTATCTGGACAAGATCGTTTACAAGGTCATCAGCAAGGACGTGCCCCGGACCATGGCCGTGCGCGCCGGAAATGTGGACTATGCTTACGGGGCAGAGCCAAACTGGACGATCAAGGTTTTAAAAGGAAGAAAGAATTGGCTTAATCAACCCATAACCCTGAAAAAGGAAGGGCTAGTACTCTTCCCTCGCCTGAATGGGACTACCCTGACTATTTACTTGAACGCCCATGATCAGAAGGACACGCCCTTTAAGGACGTGCGGGTCCGCCAGGCCTTGGACTACTGCATTGACCGGGCAACGCTGGCTAAAACGCTTTACGACATCCTGGTTGTACCCATGGGCCAGGGCTTCCATCCGGACATTTCGCCCTGGGGTTATAAGGACATCAAACCAAAGCAGCGGGACATCGAGAAGGCCAAGAAGCTGCTCAAAGAGGCCGGATACCCGAACGGCCTGGACGTGGAGTTCAAGATCACGCCCACCTGGGGTAAAAACGACCTCATGGCCCAGATTGTTCAGCAGATGGCCAAACCGGCCGGCTTCCGCATCAAGATCACGCCTCAACTCGGATTAGCATACTGGACTAATCTCCGCCAATATTCTTACCAGATGTTTGTCTTTACCTTAGCCAAAGAAGACCCCATGAATTTTTACTATCCATATCTGCACACCGATCCGGCCAAGCCCTATCTCGGGTATTCTCCTTCTCTCGGCGTCAAAGACCCGATCATGGATAAGCTCCTCGATGATATGGCCGGGGAAACGGACCTGATCAAGAGAAAGGCCAAGTTTAAGAAGGTGGTCTTGAGGTCCAATGAGCAGTCTTACTTCTTGCCTTATCAGATGAACTGTGGGTCCAACGTCTGGACCACCAAGTTGAAAAACTTCAAGCCGTGGAATTATTTTTACCCGGAAGAGGGATTCCAAGAGGCCTGGCTTGAAAGATAGAGGGTCTATTATTAAGTAAGCTGACCGGCCATTGGGTTCCCTTTAGAGAGCGAGACCAATGGCCTGAACATAACCTGGCAGCGCCAGGAGCGGGAAAGGAGGTGTCGTCTGCTGTTAAAATTGTGAGCGTTTTTAAGAATAATTTCAGTAATTAGGGCTTAACTAATTCGAAGTAAGGTCAAGACACGTTTTACGCTTTAAATTCCATGTCTGAAATATCCACTGTGCTTGGGAAAGGGTTATTAATTAATTAACCACACTAAGAAGGAGGATGTTAAAATGACCAAGGAGAAAAAAGGTTTAACGCGAAGAGATTTTCTGGAACTAAGCGCCGCAGGCGGGGCAGCCCTGACCCTGGGCGGGCCGTCTGCCTTTGCGGCCACGCCCAAACGGGGCGGGACGTTGACTGTGGGCATAGGGCTGCTGATGCAGACGCCGGACCCCCAGCGGTACGGCGGAGGCTGGGCGCGCCCCCACAACGCTCTTCTTTATGAAGGTTTGACTACCCCGACTTCCCGGGCCAAACGGCTCAGGGCCATGAAGGAAAAACGTTCTGTGGGCGATGTCCAGCCCATGCTGGCCGATAGCTGGGAGATAGAAAAAGGCGGGCAGCGGTATGTCTTTCACATCAAGAAAGGCGTAAAGTTCCACAATGGCAAGGAATTGGATTCCGGAGATGTCAAATGGTCCTGGGAGCGCATTAAAGATCCAATTCACCGATGCCACGCTCGGAAATTACTGACGCTCTTTCTTGAGTCCGCGGAGGCCCCGGACCGGTACACGGTTGTGGCCAACCTATCCAGACCATACGGCGGGTTCCTCATGGCCAACGCCTGGTGCAATGCTCCCATCCTTCCCAAGGGCTGCATACCTCAAGGCGCGATCTGGGGTGAGACACCGTCCTTTAAACCCCCTACCCCCGGACCTCCAGGGACCGGGCCTTTCGTACTGACGAAACATCAGCAAAAGTATGAGGCGCATTATACGGCCTTTAAGGATTACCGTATACCTGGTCTGCCTTACCTGGACAAGGTTATTTCTAAGGTTATTAGCAAGGATTCCCCGCGGACCATGGCCTTCAGGGCCGGTAACATAGACTACATTCGGGGGATTGAACCAAAGTGGCTGGCCAAGGTTATGAAAGGTAAAGAACTATACAAACCGATCCATCTGGAGAAGGAAGGATTAGTTATTTATTCCAGCGTGGGTGTTATGGCCCCCCACACCATCTACCTGAACTCACATCCCACACTCGGAAACTCTCCCTTCAAGGACGTCAAAGTCCGCCAGGCCTTTGACTTTTGCCTGGACCGGGAAAAACTAGCCCGCGCGCTTTACGGCGATCTGGCGTATCCCATAGGCCAGCCTTTCCATCCCGATGCCGCTCCCTGGGGTTTTAAAGATCTTACTTATCGCAAAAGAGATATTGAAAAAGCCAAGAAGCTGCTTAAAGAGGCAGGATACCCGAATGGACTTGACGTGGTCTTCAGGTTCACGCCGACGTGGGGTTTTCAGGACCTCGTGGCCCAGATCGTGCAACAGATGACCAAGCCGGCCGGTTTTCGCATG includes:
- a CDS encoding ABC transporter substrate-binding protein — encoded protein: MGKKSEGLNRREFLELAAVGATGAAGLGLGAPSAFAATPKRGGTLTCGMAWLIQTPDPHRRTGTWARQFSALSYEGLTTPTSIGERLRIIREKGPDAVPEVKPMLADSWEIEKGGTRYVFHLKKNVLFHNYKEFGSEDVKWSWERIKDPVHRCASRKLLALYLKSVETPDKYTVVANLERPYAAFLIANAWCNTCILPKDSIPKGAIWGETPTFKPPTIAPMGTGPFQTVSYQQKREHVFEAFRDYRVKGLPYLDKIVYKVISKDVPRTMAVRAGNVDYAYGAEPNWTIKVLKGRKNWLNQPITLKKEGLVLFPRLNGTTLTIYLNAHDQKDTPFKDVRVRQALDYCIDRATLAKTLYDILVVPMGQGFHPDISPWGYKDIKPKQRDIEKAKKLLKEAGYPNGLDVEFKITPTWGKNDLMAQIVQQMAKPAGFRIKITPQLGLAYWTNLRQYSYQMFVFTLAKEDPMNFYYPYLHTDPAKPYLGYSPSLGVKDPIMDKLLDDMAGETDLIKRKAKFKKVVLRSNEQSYFLPYQMNCGSNVWTTKLKNFKPWNYFYPEEGFQEAWLER
- a CDS encoding twin-arginine translocation signal domain-containing protein, coding for MTKEKKGLTRRDFLELSAAGGAALTLGGPSAFAATPKRGGTLTVGIGLLMQTPDPQRYGGGWARPHNALLYEGLTTPTSRAKRLRAMKEKRSVGDVQPMLADSWEIEKGGQRYVFHIKKGVKFHNGKELDSGDVKWSWERIKDPIHRCHARKLLTLFLESAEAPDRYTVVANLSRPYGGFLMANAWCNAPILPKGCIPQGAIWGETPSFKPPTPGPPGTGPFVLTKHQQKYEAHYTAFKDYRIPGLPYLDKVISKVISKDSPRTMAFRAGNIDYIRGIEPKWLAKVMKGKELYKPIHLEKEGLVIYSSVGVMAPHTIYLNSHPTLGNSPFKDVKVRQAFDFCLDREKLARALYGDLAYPIGQPFHPDAAPWGFKDLTYRKRDIEKAKKLLKEAGYPNGLDVVFRFTPTWGFQDLVAQIVQQMTKPAGFRMKLVPEIGVQYWLHLRKRDYHMQFYHMGKEDPMDFVYPWLHTDPAKPWDGFAPCGIKEPDLDKILDDMAAESDFVKRKAIFKKIIQRFQDQAYLIPLLSPVGASGWTDKLKNFNPEEYFHPFEAFREAWLEG